A single region of the Maylandia zebra isolate NMK-2024a linkage group LG17, Mzebra_GT3a, whole genome shotgun sequence genome encodes:
- the LOC106675206 gene encoding uncharacterized protein LOC106675206 encodes MTMREAGQRVQPNLSRFTVASIIRTFREENRTQRRPPGGGRLRLLSEEQERELVNMVIANNVIRLQEIQRRVIEDDHLFRGINAISLSTIDRILRKNQFRMKQAYRVPFERNSDRVKNQRVEYVQRIFEIEGRPVPHEIIFVDEAGFNLTKRRKRGWNIIGHRAIVNVPGQRGGNVTMCAAISQRGVLHRHAVLGPYNTMLLLAFLDGLRQHMFQLDYREPAQPEQPHYVVVWDNVSFHRAALVRDWFTNNPRFSNIFLPAYSPFLNPIEELFSAWRWKVYDREPYVRVHLLQAMEEACLDISVDACQGWIRHARGFYPRCLAGANIACDVDEILWPDPDQRQDAEVG; translated from the exons ATGACTATGAGGGAGGCTGGGCAACGAGTACAACCAAATTTGAGTCGCTTCACTGTTGCCTCCATCATCAGAACCTTCAGGGAGGAAAACAG GACACAGAGACGACCACCTGGTGGAGGCAGGTTAAGGCTTTTGTCGGAGGAGCAAGAGAGGGAACTTGTAAACATGGTAATTGCAAATAATGTAATCCGCCTGCAAGAGATTCAAAGGAGAGTGATTGAGGATGATCATCTTTTTCGAGGCATAAATGCCATCAGCCTCTCCACAATTGACCGCATCCTCCGAAAGAATCAATTCCGGATGAAACAGGCATACCGAGTCCCTTTCGAACGAAActctgacagagtgaaaaaCCAACGTGTGGAATATGTTCAG AGAATCTTTGAGATTGAAGGACGGCCTGTTCCCCATGAAATAATCTTTGTGGATGAGGCAGGTTTTAACCTgaccaaaagaaggaaaagggggTGGAACATAATTGGCCATCGGGCTATTGTAAATGTCCCTGGTCAGCGTGGGGGGAATGTCACTATGTGCGCAGCCATCAGCCAACGAGGGGTACTCCACCGCCATGCCGTACTAGGACCCTATAACACTATGCTTCTCCTTGCTTTTCTTGATGGTTTAAGACAACATATGTTCCAGCTGGACTACAGGGAACCAGCACAGCCAGAGCAGCCTCACTACGTTGTTGTGTGGGATAACGTCAGCTTCCATCGCGCTGCTCTGGTTCGTGACTGGTTTACCAATAACCCAAGGTTTTCTAATATCTttctgcctgcatactctcccTTTCTAAACCCGATAGAGGAGTTATTTTCGGCATGGCGGTGGAAAGTGTATGACCGAGAACCTTATGTCCGTGTTCACCTCCTTCAGGCCATGGAAGAGGCCTGCCTAGACATATCAGTAGATGCATGCCAGGGGTGGATCAGGCATGCAAGAGGATTTTACCCCCGCTGCCTGGCTGGGGCCAATATagcctgtgatgtggatgagattcTCTGGCCTGACCCAGACCAAAGACAAGATGCTGAGGTGGGATAA